The proteins below are encoded in one region of Lactuca sativa cultivar Salinas chromosome 3, Lsat_Salinas_v11, whole genome shotgun sequence:
- the LOC111902103 gene encoding transcription factor bHLH117, which yields MEGGFQSLLLAGKYGVGDDNFSALANSDDAYFNRDLSFQSFNFDKSMLSLMQYPYGSSTPDANLQSSKIGECSKEKSKWRCVEREEKPKRVKNEPSMEQFNFSPAIMFGQLPELQSVEQMRQTAERRFKQSYSPIATTTNPHMLEPTLSPFQLTPNYITPVPLRQIKPPIPPLAKFSNREQARRRRNTLSDKTRTLQKVLPWDKKMDTATTYEETYKYIKFLQAQISALESMPVASTSSSPLGSENPRQMMNQYGGLGKLNRQQLLEVLVNSPSAQTALYSKGCCIYSLEQLILFKDISEKNFFLSGSSVFS from the coding sequence ATGGAGGGAGGTTTTCAATCCCTGCTACTCGCCGGAAAATATGGAGTCGGTGATGATAATTTTTCAGCTCTTGCAAATTCCGACGATGCATACTTCAACAGAGACCTGAGTTTTCAGTCTTTCAATTTCGACAAATCAATGCTTTCGTTGATGCAATATCCGTACGGTTCATCAACACCGGACGCTAATCTTCAGAGTAGCAAAATCGGTGAATGTTCGAAGGAAAAGAGCAAATGGAGGTGCGTCGAGAGGGAGGAGAAACCTAAAAGGGTGAAAAACGAACCTTCAATGGAGCAATTCAACTTTAGTCCGGCGATTATGTTCGGTCAGTTACCGGAGCTCCAATCAGTGGAACAAATGAGGCAAACGGCGGAGAGGCGTTTCAAACAGTCGTATTCGCCAATAGCAACTACTACAAATCCGCACATGCTCGAACCGACATTGTCGCCGTTTCAATTGACTCCGAACTACATCACTCCGGTGCCGCTGCGACAGATAAAACCTCCTATCCCTCCTCTGGCGAAGTTTTCTAATCGAGAGCAGGCGCGTAGGCGACGTAATACGCTCAGCGACAAGACGCGGACCTTACAGAAGGTGCTTCCATGGGACAAGAAGATGGACACGGCTACGACCTACGAAGAAACCTACAAGTACATTAAGTTTCTCCAAGCTCAGATCTCTGCTCTTGAATCAATGCCTGTTGCTTCTACTTCCTCCTCGCCTCTCGGATCTGAAAACCCTAGGCAGATGATGAATCAATACGGTGGATTGGGGAAATTGAACAGACAACAACTGTTGGAGGTTCTAGTTAACTCTCCCTCGGCACAGACGGCATTGTATTCCAAAGGTTGCTGCATTTACTCGCTGGAACAGTTGATTTTGTTCAAGGACATCTCCGAGAAGAATTTCTTCCTCTCCGGCTCTTCTGTTTTCTCTTGA